Proteins from a genomic interval of Nasonia vitripennis strain AsymCx chromosome 3, Nvit_psr_1.1, whole genome shotgun sequence:
- the LOC100118433 gene encoding integral membrane protein GPR155, producing MDLADNKEATPTDSLYLALVQCFGIIICGYIAGRLEVITRSEANGLNTFVGTFSLPALIFLSMAKLDFSTVNWKFLLAVFIAKSVVFFVVLISCVLSTKPSNLGRSALFAIFTTQSNDFAIGYPMINALYGSTHPEYSAYLYLMAPISLVALNPIGFVFLEINKRHQSEENRLNGTNLDMFKAIAKGVALNPVLLMTVLGIIGNLIFSHNLPAIILVVLEVLGNAFSATALFLLGLMMVGKIHKLKGAALVIPGILISIKLLVLPLIIRESVVFLSAGENSTDTSDLSTFGFLYGTIPTAPALFIFTLRYNIDIDLVASAMVVCTFLSAPLMFISAKLIDAMGSGMSPTDYAKELKAFSLDTSAASVAACIWLLICFLAIKRKSLKSATHRCTLCLIFAQLVTAVGVIIWTKLDASSVGTFVWYTQFLFITLGIYASRFWTTAIALTLLFLSSQTLAFVVNLQKWLFILCWGIPCIIITIMCLAVTPTIPSDTELKNPNFQFGRIHVAVTILVLIFCFVVTVGCLILRQRYQRRNDTISSYSSLIPTAAESSSRLTTGRNVVDVEDLVSPTRISSLNAAPFANDCSNGLCGTGEDHDCSRECESENEAEADTMEDPQILRHLILLILLLCSMFIGLAMSVATLIMEQMTGIYTELAFLDVALGFGQSLVAFAIFGLDPGLGRLGCWLRNIFRKWRLEKELQLPDEESLSPEAKAFREQFRRCYLAKCQARIAACRRHLLRTYTGVFTGSDLVNWLLEAGVAKDREEAIYYGRCLLDSRVLNHIDGTQHFQDRNLLYTFRA from the exons atggatCTTGCGGATAACAAGGAAGCTACCCCCACGGATAGCTTGTATCTTGCTCTGGTGCAATGTTTTGGAATAATCATATGCGG CTACATCGCCGGAAGACTGGAAGTTATCACAAGGTCAGAAGCAAATGGGTTGAATACCTTCGTCGGGACCTTTTCCTTGCCAGCCCTGATTTTCCTGTCCATGGCCAAGCTGGACTTTTCTACCGTTAATTGGAAATTTTTACTGGCTGTCTTTATAGCCAAAAGTGTGGTCTTTTTTGTTGTGCTGATCAGTTGCGTGCTAAGTACAAAACCTTCCAATCTTGGACGATCAGCCCTTTTTGCTATATTTACCACGCAGAGCAATGATTTTGCTATTGGGTATCCAATGA TCAATGCGCTATACGGCTCAACTCATCCAGAATATTCTGCTTACTTGTATCTCATGGCACCAATATCTCTGGTTGCTCTTAATCCAATTGGCTTTGTCTTTTTGGAAATCAACAAAAGGCATCAAAGTGAAGAAAATCGATTGAACGGCACTAATTTAGATATGTTCAAAGCTATTGCCAAAGGGGTAGCCCTAAACCCTGTGCTTCTTATGACTGTCCTTGGAATCATAGGAAACCTCATCTTCAGTCATAATCTTCCAGCTATAATTCTAGTGGTTTTAGAAGTGCTTGGAAATGCATTTTCAGCCACTGCTCTGTTCTTGCTTGGCCTAATGATGGTTGGAAAAATTCACAAACTCAAAGGTGCTGCATTGGTCATCCCTGGCATCCTTATATCTATAAAACTTCTAGTCCTTCCACTCATAATAAGGGAATCTGTAGTTTTTCTGAGCGCTGGAGAAAATTCTACGGATACATCAGATCTGAGTACATTTGGTTTCCTATATGGAACAATACCAACTGCTCCTGctctctttatttttacacttCGTTATAATATTGACATAGACTTGGTTGCCTCGGCAATGGTAGTCTGCACATTTTTATCTGCACCTCTCATGTTTATATCAGCAAAATTGATTGATGCCATGGGAAGCGGAATGTCTCCTACAGACTATGCGAAAGAGTTAAAAGCTTTCTCTCTTGATACGAGCGCGGCATCGGTGGCTGCTTGTATTTGGTTACTCATCTGTTTCCTAGCtatcaaaagaaaaagccTTAAAAGTGCAACTCACAGATGTACTTTGTGCCTGATTTTTGCACAG CTTGTGACAGCAGTGGGTGTCATTATTTGGACAAAGCTAGATGCTAGCAGTGTTGGAACTTTTGTTTGGTACACtcaatttctttttataacCCTTGGAATTTATGCTAGTCGTTTTTGGACAACTGCTATTGCTCTAACTCTTTTATTCTTGAGTTCACAAACTCTCGCTTTTGTTGTGAATTTACAAAAATGGCTTTTTATTCTATGCTGGGG GATACCGTGTATAATCATAACTATAATGTGTTTAGCAGTAACTCCAACTATTCCTAGTGATACTGAACTCAAGAATCCAAATTTTCAGTTTGGTAGAATTCATGTAGCTGTCACTATActagttttaattttttgctttGTTG TTACTGTGGGATGTTTGATTTTACGTCAAAGATATCAGAGACGAAACGATACGATATCATCTTACAGTAGTTTAATTCCAACAGCAGCAGAATCTTCGAGTAGATTAACGACGGGAAGAAATGTTGTTGATGTGGAAGATCTTGTATCTCCCACTAGAATATCAAGCTTAAACGC TGCGCCCTTTGCCAACGACTGTTCTAATGGATTATGTGGTACAGGAGAGGATCACGACTGCAGCAGAGAATGCGAATCGGAAAATGAAGCTGAAGCAGACACCATGGAAGATCCGCAAATACTCCGGCATCTTATTCTTTTGATTTTACTGCTATGCTCCATGTTCATA GGCCTCGCAATGTCGGTAGCAACGCTGATTATGGAACAAATGACTGGAATCTATACTGAGCTTGCATTTCTGGatgtcgctttgggttttggCCAATCCCTGGTAGCATTTGCTATCTTTGGTCTTGACCCTGGTCTAGGCAGACTGGGCTGCTGGCTAAGGAATATATTCAGAAAATGGAGGCTGG AAAAAGAGTTACAACTTCCAGACGAGGAATCGCTGAGTCCAGAAGCAAAGGCCTTCCGCGAGCAGTTTCGTCGTTGTTACCTGGCCAAGTGCCAGGCCCGCATCGCTGCCTGTCGAAGGCATCTCTTGCGTACCTACACGGGTGTATTTACCGGCAGTGACCTTGTCAACTGGCTCCTGGAGGCCGGCGTTGCCAAAGATCGCGAAGAGGCCATTTACTATGGTCGATGTCTCCTTGACAGCAGAGTGTTGAACCACATTGACGGCACGCAACACTTTCAAGACCGAAATCTCCTCTACACCTTCCGTGCATGA
- the LOC100679919 gene encoding elongator complex protein 5, with the protein MTQLLNLPTTDGNKFIVVDEGVDASYSVNLIIAWLQAIRKKGIEHPVYILLFSNPKYHLEKCLKSTNLTDIQVQDYFSTDVQDEEVDLFEKISHFVSQHINSIFVIDCLSTLALQIGVSKACKFIEKLYQKHRSQVFCIYRRDFHQNIPRMETLGNTYLKLNKSKKVAYDSNIHYEVSVIHKKPGGSISHWNELVKQNVETYSIETEKIPDSLTLKPEVNKPPEATVKPQASFRIEMNEHEMKQRDSVPLPYILPGNPGRESKIIYVPDDVDDLDEEDPDDDLDI; encoded by the exons ATGACGCAGCTGTTGAATCTACCAACGACAGATGGCAACAAGTTCATTGTTGTGGACGAAG gGGTGGATGCAAGTTACTCTGTAAATCTGATAATAGCGTGGCTTCAAGCAATCAGGAAAAAAGGCATAGAGCATCCTGTATATATTTTACTCTTTTCCAATCCTAAGTACCACTTGGAAAAGTGTCTGAAGTCTACCAATTTGACTGACATTCAAGTACAAGATTATTTTAGCACAGATGTGCAAGATGAAGAAGTTGATCTGTTTGAGAAAATATCTCACTTTGTTTCACAGCACATAAATTCTATCTTTGTTATTGACTGCTTGAGTACATTGGCTTTGCAAATTGGAGTTTCTAAGGCCTGCAAGTTTATTGAAAAACTGTATCAAAAGCATAGGTCACAGGTGTTTTGCATCTATAGAAGGGATTTTCATCAGAATATTCCCAGGATGGAAACACTGGGCAACACATatctcaaattaaataaatctaaaaaagtGGCTTATGATTCAAACATACATTACGAGGTGTCTGTGATACATAAGAAACCTGGTGGTAGCATTTCACATTGGAATGAGTTGGTCAAACAAAATGTGGAAACTTACAGTATTGAGACTGAAAAGATTCCAGATAGTTTAACTTTAAAACCAGAAGTAAACAAACCCCCAGAAGCAACAGTCAAACCACAAGCTTCCTTTAGGATAGAGATGAATGAGCATGAAATGAAACAAAGGGACAGTGTGCCACTGCCTTATATTTTGCCAGGCAATCCTGGAAGAGaatcaaaaattatttatgtaccGGATGATGTAGATGATTTGGATGAGGAAGATCCAGATGATGATTTAGATATATGA
- the LOC100118360 gene encoding serine/threonine-protein kinase mTOR encodes MTSTLVLQFVQRLKSKHEDVRNKAARELCLYVKTELREATQEEITAFMDEFNHHIFEMVSGSDINEKKGGILAIVCLIGADVGNINTRTIRFANYLRNLLPSSDIGVMELAAKTVGKLALVSGTFTAEYVEFEVKRAFEWLSGDRNENKRHAAVLVLKELAVSMPTYFFQHITQFFELIFKAVCDPKPAIREGAVEALRAALVLTAQRETAKQTQKPTWYKLCYEEIVAGFEEVYVREKSFNRDDRMHGSLLILNELLRCSNLQWERLYEDLMERLSCSSQPTDNDILSLMPRLKTSLMSKWTASAPQSSLQSVQHNLHPVHESNACRSLMLEKLDEINADVMNQRHCRNSHIQNALMTLLPRLAAFNKEKFVQDNLRECMHYLIVSLRGREKDRAAAFTTIGLIAVAVDEAIKPYLPKIMDVIKSSLPSKETPNKKRSSALEPAVFVCITLLGHAVKQTITSDVRDLLEPMLATGLSPILTTSLRELAHSVPSLKPDISQGLLRMLSQVLMYKPLRHPGAPWTATSPVSAPPTEIDVASTVLGLRTLGTFNFDGNPLLQFVRRCADYFLTWEEPEVRLEAVKTCSRLLRLALGQPGPTVTSTVSTVLGKLLVVGITDTDSDVRYWVLASLDEPFDIHLAQAESLSCLFVAMNDEVFEIRELAIRTIGRLSGMNPAYVMPSLRKALIQFLTELEHSGMGRNKEQAARMLDHLVVSAPRLIRPYMEPVLKVLVPKLKETETNPGVVLAVLRAVGDLAEVSGAEMQPWMPELLAILLEMLVDASSPEKRGVALWVLGQLVGSTGHVVRPYTQYPSLLDVLLNFLKTEQQPVVRRETIRVLGLLGALDPYKHKMNLGQISSPQLEALSSRPSADARPEAGDELSTSEMLVNMPSATLEEYYPAVAIATLMRIIREPTLAQHHTMVVQAVTFIFKSLGIKCVPYISQVMPSFLNVLRTADVGFREYLFQQLAILIAIVKHHIRNYLDDIFALVQEFWTWNSPLQGTLIHLVEHIAVALGAEFKIYLPRLMPQILRVLSHDTSKERQVTVKLLLALQKFAGNLDNYLHLVLPPVVRLFQTSPDCPVAVSRCALETVEQLAESLDFTDFASRIVQPLVRTLDQCSELRAPACETLCALLLQLGPKFHIFLPLVQRVMVRHRIVHPRFESLVDKVQSASRLGGPGRFEVAEHDHLLLSGAKQRQARSKSQRAELGLASAADTTVIKKLNVSASNLQKAWTATRRVSKDDWLEWLRSLSIGLLKESPSPALRSCWALAQTYSQLPRDLFNAAFVSCWSELDESHRTELVATLQQALMVPDIPEISQTILNLAEFMEHCDKGPLPLDSKVLGERAMHCRAYAKALHYKEDEYHKGRSGAVFESLISINNKLQQKEAAEGLLEYVMNQQQENNKQELKVQVRWYEKLHNWDKALHLYRERLEVDAQDVESTLGEMRCLEALGEWGQLHEVAMRQWSSHTQETKQRMARMAAAAAWGLNQWESMEKHVALIPKETQDGAFYRAVLAIHDEQYDLAHKLIDNARDLLDTELTAMAGESYQRAYNAMVEVQKLAELEEVIQYKLVPERRATIKSMWWERLQGGQRIVEDWQKIIQVHTLVISPQDDMYTWLKYASLCRKSGNLALCHKTLVMLLGVDPSTARPDQALPIQHPQVTFAYCKHMWVDGKRDAAYGQLQRFVRTFLPGQQQQQQQPAEDERQLEARKRLLARCYLKLGEWLEALQGINEDSIPNVLSYYAHATKHDPSWYKAWHAFAYTNFEAVLFYKHQQTETAFNEQQQQQQNGGPNGANVLANGAAKSQLSSQFITRFTVPALEGFIRSINLSNGNSLQDTLRLLTLWFEYGQWPEVYEAIIEGIRLIEINTWLQVIPQLIARIDTPRALVGRCIHNLLVDIGKTHPQALVYPLTVASKSASHARKTAANKILNSMSEHSPTLVQQAKMVSDELIRVAILWHELWHEGLEEASRLYFGERNVKGMFDTLEPLHAMLERGPQTLKETSFNQAYGRDLMEAQDWCHRYKVSGNVRDLNQAWDLYYHVFRRISRQLPQLTSLELQYVSPKLLLCRDLELAVPGSYQPGQPVIRIGSINSSLQVITSKQRPRKLCVKGSNGKDYMFLLKGHEDLRQDERVMQLFGLVNTLLLHDPDTFRRNLTIQRYAVIPLSTNSGLIGWVPHCDTLHTLIRDYREKKKILLNIEHRIMLRMAPDYDHLMLMQKVEVFEHALEHTCGDDLARLLWLKSPSSEVWFDRRTNYTRSLAVMSMVGYILGLGDRHPSNLMLDRLSGKILHIDFGDCFEVAMTREKFPEKIPFRLTRMLINAMEVTGIEGTYRRTCESVMSVLHRNKDSLMAVLEAFVYDPLLNWRLMDNAAPKGKRSDAQGMSTSSSQEHGDMLDSLTATFPKKGVPCSIENGGDSNQPEALNKKALQIINRVRDKLTGRDFSHEETLSVQRQVDLLIQQATNNENLCQCYIGWCPFW; translated from the exons ATGACAAGTACGCTTGTTTTACAATTCGTCCAGCGGCTCAAGTCAAAGCATGAGGATGTCAGAAATAAAGCAGCCCGTGAGCTCTGTCTCTATGTCAAGACAGAGCTACGCGAGGCCACACAAGAGGAAATTACAGCTTTTATGGATGAGTTCAATCACCACATATTTGAGATGGTTTCTGGCTCAGACATCAACGAGAAAAAAGGTGGTATCCTGGCAATAGTATGCCTCATTGGTGCAGATGTAGGCAACATCAATACTCGCACCATTCGATTTGCCAACTATCTGCGAAACCTTCTGCCTTCCAGTGACATTGGAGTTATGGAGTTGGCTGCCAAAACAGTTGGCAAACTAGCTCTGGTTTCTGGCACCTTTACTGCTGAGTATGTTGAATTCGAAGTCAAGAGGGCCTTTGAATGGCTTAGTGGTGATAGAAATGAGAACAAGAGACACGCAGCAGTTTTGGTTCTCAAAGAGCTAGCAGTCTCTATGCCCACATATTTTTTCCAGCATATTACCCAGTTCTTTGAATTGATCTTTAAAGCAGTCTGTGACCCTAAGCCAGCCATTCGTGAAGGTGCTGTAGAAGCCCTCCGCGCAGCTCTAGTCTTGACAGCACAACGTGAAACTGCCAAGCAGACACAGAAACCCACATGGTACAAGTTGTGCTATGAAGAGATAGTTGCAGGCTTTGAGGAGGTTTATGTCCGGGAGAAGAGCTTCAATCGGGATGATCGAATGCACGGCTCATTGCTAATTCTCAATGAGCTGTTGCGCTGTAGTAATCTACAATGGGAGCGGCTTTATGAAGACCTCATGGAGCGGCTCAGCTGTTCCAGCCAGCCGACCGACAATGATATCCTGTCATTGATGCCGAGATTAAAGACGAGCCTCATGTCAAAGTGGACGGCCTCAGCTCCTCAGAGTTCGTTGCAGAGTGTTCAACACAATCTCCATCCAGTTCACGAGTCGAACGCCTGTCGGAGTTTGATGCTGGAGAAACTCGATGAAATCAACGCAGACGTGATGAACCAGCGCCACTGCCGCAACTCGCACATACAGAACGCGCTCATGACTCTGCTACCAAGATTAGCGGCCTTCAACAAGGAAAAATTTGTTCAGGACAATCTACGCGAGTGCATGCATTATCTAATTGTCAGCCTGAGGGGCAGAGAGAAGGACAGAGCAGCTGCCTTTACCACGATCGGGTTGATAGCTGTAGCCGTTGACGAGGCCATCAAGCCTTACTTACCCAAGATTATGGACGTGATTAAAAGCTCGCTACCGTCCAAAGAGACACCCAACAAAAAGAGGAGCTCTGCTCTCGAACCTGCGGTTTTTGTTTGCATTACACTGCTGGGACATGCTGTGAAACAGACCATCACGTCGGATGTGAGGGATTTGCTGGAGCCGATGCTGGCTACCGGGTTGTCGCCGATTCTCACCACCTCCTTGAGAGAACTGGCGCATAGCGTGCCTTCCTTGAAGCCTGATATATCTCAGGGCCTACTCAGGATGTTGTCACAG GTGCTGATGTACAAGCCTCTTCGTCATCCAGGTGCACCTTGGACAGCCACAAGTCCCGTTTCTGCCCCACCTACTGAGATCGATGTAGCTTCCACGGTCTTAGGTCTTCGCACCCTTGGTACCTTCAACTTCGATGGAAATCCATTATTACAGTTCGTGCGTCGTTGTGCCGACTACTTCCTCACATGGGAAGAACCGGAGGTACGTCTCGAGGCCGTCAAAACGTGCTCGAGACTGCTGAGATTAGCGCTTGGTCAACCCGGACCTACTGTTACTAGTACCGTATCTACTGTGCTTGGGAAATTGTTAGTCGTGGGAATCACGGATACCGATTCGGATGTTAGATACTGGGTGCTGGCGTCGCTGGATGAGCCATTTGATATTCATCTAGCACAAGCAGAGAGTCTCTCAtgtttgtttgtcgctatGAATGACGAGGTTTTTGAAATTCGGGAATTAG CTATTCGTACAATCGGTCGGCTGAGCGGCATGAATCCAGCCTACGTGATGCCATCCCTTCGTAAAGCTCTCATACAGTTCCTCACCGAGCTCGAACACTCGGGTATGGGTCGCAACAAGGAGCAGGCAGCCCGTATGCTGGATCATCTAGTCGTCTCAGCACCGAGACTCATCCGACCCTACATGGAACCGGTGCTCAAAGTTTTGGTACCCAAGCTAAAGGAAACCGAAACTAATCCAGGAGTTGTGCTGGCAGTTTTGAGAGCAGTTGGAGATTTGGCAGAGGTTAGCGGCGCTGAGATGCAGCCCTGGATGCCTGAGCTGCTCGCAATATTGCTAGAGATGCTAGTGGACGCGTCGTCGCCGGAAAAGAGAGGTGTTGCACTGTGGGTCTTGGGTCAGCTTGTTGGTAGTACGGGTCATGTAGTGCGACCGTATACACAG TACCCATCGCTGCTCGATGTTCTTCTGAACTTCCTCAAGACCGAGCAACAGCCCGTCGTTCGTCGTGAAACTATCCGTGTACTTGGTCTTTTAGGCGCGCTCGACCCCTACAAGCACAAAATGAACCTTGGACAGATATCATCTCCACAGCTCGAAGCTCTGAGCTCTCGACCGTCTGCCGATGCTCGCCCTGAAGCTGGTGACGAGCTTAGCACCAGTGAGATGCTGGTCAATATGCCCTCGGCTACCCTGGAGGAGTACTATCCAGCCGTAGCCATCGCAACCCTCATGCGCATTATCCGCGAGCCAACTCTCGCGCAGCATCACACTATGGTTGTCCAAGCCGTCACTTTCATTTTCAAGAGTCTTGGTATTAAATGCGTGCCATATATATCCCAAGTGATGCCGAGTTTTCTTAACGTGCTTCGGACTGCAGATGTCGGATTCCGGGAGTATCTCTTCCAGCAGCTCGCTATTCTCATTGCTATCGTCAAGCATCATATTCGCAACTACCTCGATGACATATTCGCGCTTGTGCAAGAGTTCTGGACGTGGAACAGTCCGCTTCAAGGCACGCTCATTCATCTAGTCGAACACATCGCTGTGGCTTTAGGAGCCGAATTTAAGATATATCTTCCTCGCCTGATGCCTCAA ATACTGCGAGTCCTGAGTCATGACACAAGCAAAGAACGCCAGGTCACGGTGAAACTGTTACTCGCTTTGCAAAAGTTCGCCGGAAACCTCGACAATTACCTGCACTTGGTCTTACCACCTGTAGTCCGACTCTTCCAGACGAGTCCGGATTGCCCGGTCGCTGTCAGTCGGTGTGCTCTGGAAACAGTCGAACAACTAGCCGAAAGCCTTGACTTTACAGACTTTGCCTCCCGCATCGTACAGCCGCTCGTTCGAACGCTGGATCAGTGTTCCGAGCTTCGAGCTCCGGCCTGCGAGACTCTGTGCGCCTTATTGCTGCAATTGGGGCCCAAGTTCCACATCTTCTTGCCACTTGTTCAGCGTGTCATGGTACGGCATAGGATCGTCCATCCACGATTTGAGAGTTTAGTAGACAAAGTGCAAAGCGCATCTAGATTAGGAGGCCCAGGACGTTTTGAAGTAGCCGAGCACGATCACCTGTTGCTCAGTGGGGCCAAACAGCGCCAGGCCAGAAGTAAGAGTCAGCGCGCGGAATTGGGCCTAGCTAGTGCTGCAGATACAACCGTCATCAAGAAGCTCAACGTTTCTGCATCGAATCTTCAAAAAGCCTGGACAGCTACTAGACGCGTGTCCAAGGACGACTGGCTCGAGTGGCTTCGCAGCCTCTCCATTGGTCTCTTAAAAGAATCCCCGTCGCCGGCCTTACGTTCCTGCTGGGCTCTGGCCCAAACCTATTCACAGCTACCGCGAGACCTCTTCAACGCGGCTTTTGTCTCCTGCTGGAGCGAACTCGACGAGTCCCACCGCACCGAGCTCGTGGCTACTCTTCAACAAGCTCTCATGGTTCCCGATATACCCGAGATCAGTCAGACAATCCTAAATCTCGCCGAGTTTATGGAACATTGTGATAAGGGACCGTTACCTTTGGATAGTAAAGTCTTGGGTGAACGAGCGATGCATTGTCGGGCATACGCTAAGGCGCTCCACTACAAAGAGGACGAATACCACAAGGGCCGCAGCGGTGCTGTATTCGAGTCACTCATCAGCATTAACAACAAATTACAGCAGAAAGAGGCTGCGGAAGGTCTACTCGAGTACGTTATGAATCAGCAGCAAGAGAACAACAAGCAAGAGCTGAAGGTGCAGGTTCGCTGGTACGAGAAACTCCATAACTGGGACAAGGCTTTGCATCTGTATAGGGAGAGGTTGGAGGTTGATGCGCAAGACGTTGAGTCGACTTTGGGAGAGATGCGgtgtttggaagctttgggaGAATGGGGACAACTGCACGAGGTGGCGATGAGACAATGGAGTTCGCATACCCAAGAGACTAAACAGCGCATGGCCAGAATGGCAGCGGCGGCTGCCTGGGGGTTGAACCAGTGGGAGAGCATGGAAAAGCACGTGGCGCTGATTCCCAAAGAAACTCAAGACGGAGCTTTCTACAGAGCTGTGTTGGCAATTCACGACGAGCAATATGACCTGGCGCACAAGTTGATAGACAATGCGAGAGACTTACTGGACACCGAATTGACAGCCATGGCTGGCGAGAGTTATCAGAGAGCTTACAACGCAATGGTCGAGGTACAGAAGCTCGCGGAGCTCGAGGAGGTGATACAGTACAAGCTCGTACCGGAAAGACGAGCGACCATCAAGTCCATGTGGTGGGAGCGATTGCAGGGTGGTCAACGGATCGTAGAGGACTGGCAGAAGATCATACAGGTGCACACGCTCGTTATTTCTCCACAGGACGATATGTACACATGGCTCAAGTATGCGAGTCTTTGTCGGAAAAGTGGAAACCTTGCGTTGTGTCACAAGACACTGGTTATGCTGCTAGGAGTCGACCCATCCACAGCGAGACCCGACCAAGCTCTTCCCATTCAACATCCACAG GTAACATTCGCTTACTGCAAGCACATGTGGGTGGATGGCAAGCGTGACGCAGCTTATGGTCAACTCCAGCGCTTCGTGCGTACCTTCCTACCAGgccagcaacaacagcagcagcaaccagCCGAAGACGAACGTCAACTCGAAGCTCGCAAGCGCCTACTCGCTCGTTGTTATCTCAAACTCGGAGAGTGGCTGGAAGCTCTGCAAGGTATCAACGAGGACTCGATTCCCAATGTCTTGTCTTACTACGCGCACGCGACAAAGCACGATCCGAGTTGGTACAAAGCCTGGCACGCGTTCGCCTACACCAACTTCGAAGCGGTATTGTTCTATAAACACCAACAAACGGAAACGGCATTCAacgagcagcaacagcaacaacaaaatggaGGTCCAAACGGAGCGAATGTTTTGGCAAACGGAGCTGCAAAGAGTCAATTGTCGTCCCAGTTTATAACGAGGTTCACGGTACCAGCGCTGGAAGGTTTCATCAGATCGATCAATCTGTCAAATGGGAACTCTCTGCAGGATACGCTCAGGTTGCTGACGTTGTGGTTCGAGTATGGACAGTGGCCTGAAGTTTACGAGGCTATTATAGAGGGCATTCGACTCATTGAAATCAACACTTGGCTACAGGTTATACCGCAGCTCATAGCCAGAATTGACACACCGCGAGCTTTGGTCGGACGTTGCATTCATAATCTTCTCGTTGACATCGGCAAGACTCATCCTCAGGCTCTGGTATATCCATTGACCGTGGCATCGAAGAGTGCGAGTCACGCGCGTAAGACGGCCGCTAACAAGATCTTGAACAGCATGAGCGAGCATAGTCCGACATTGGTACAACAGGCGAAGATGGTGAGTGACGAGCTCATCCGCGTAGCCATACTCTGGCACGAGTTGTGGCACGAGGGTCTCGAGGAAGCGAGTAGACTGTATTTCGGTGAACGAAATGTCAAAGGCATGTTTGACACACTAGAACCTTTACACGCGATGCTGGAGCGCGGACCTCAGACGCTCAAAGAAACGTCTTTCAATCAAGCCTATGGTCGCGACTTAATGGAAGCACAAGACTGGTGTCACAGGTACAAGGTGTCAGGAAACGTACGCGATCTCAATCAAGCCTGGGACCTTTACTACCACGTGTTCCGGCGAATATCGAGACAATTACCACAGCTGACGAGTCTCGAATTGCAGTACGTCAGTCCTAAGCTGCTGTTGTGCAGAGATTTGGAACTGGCTGTACCGGGAAGCTATCAACCCGGGCAGCCTGTTATCAGGATCGGTAGTATAAATAGTTCGCTGCAAGTCATAACGAGCAAACAGCGACCGAGAAAGTTATGCGTCAAGGGTAGTAACGGAAAGGATTACATGTTCTTGCTCAAAGGTCACGAAGATCTTCGTCAGGACGAGCGTGTTATGCAGCTATTCGGTCTAGTCAATACTTTGTTGCTGCACGATCCAGATACGTTTAGGAGAAATTTGACGATTCAG AGATACGCCGTTATTCCTTTATCTACAAATAGTGGCCTTATTGGATGGGTACCTCACTGTGATACTTTGCACACTTTAATCAGGGATtaccgagagaaaaagaagatacTTCTCAACATCGAACATAGAATTATGCTGAGA ATGGCACCGGACTACGATCACCTGATGCTCATGCAAAAAGTCGAAGTTTTTGAACACGCCTTAGAACACACGTGCGGTGACGATTTGGCCCGTTTGCTCTGGTTGAAATCACCATCGAGCGAGGTCTGGTTTGATCGACGCACCAACTACACTCGCTCACTGGCCGTTATGTCGATGGTTGGATACATCCTCGGTTTGGGCGATCGACATCCCTCGAATCTTATGTTGGACAGGCTTAGCGGCAAAATACTTCACATTGACTTTGGCGATTGCTTCGAGGTCGCTATGACTCGCGAGAAGTTCCCTGAAAAGATACCCTTCCGTCTCACCCGAATGTTAATTAACGCGATGGAGGTGACGGGTATAGAGGGCACATACAGACGCACCTGCGAATCGGTTATGTCGGTGCTACATCGCAACAAGGACAGCTTGATGGCCGTACTCGAGGCCTTCGTTTACGATCCTTTGTTGAACTGGAGGCTGATGGACAACGCCGCTCCTAAGGGCAAGAGGAGCGACGCACAGGGCATGAGCACTAGTAGTAGTCAGGAACATGGTGACATGCTGGATTCGTTGACAGCTACGTTCCCGAAGAAGGGCGTACCTTGTAGCATTGAAAACGGAG GTGACAGTAATCAGCCAGAAGCTTTGAACAAAAAGGCTCTTCAGATCATAAACAGAGTCCGTGATAAGCTCACTGGCCGCGACTTTTCACACGAAGAGACGCTAAGTGTGCAGCGACAAGTGGATCTTTTGATACAACAAGCAACTAATAATGAAAACCTCTGTCAATGTTATATAGGATG GTGTCCATTTTGGTAA